In Rosa rugosa chromosome 4, drRosRugo1.1, whole genome shotgun sequence, the genomic stretch GGGCAGGGTTATACCAGTGGTTGCTTCGAATATAGCTATTTGTTCAGATTCCATGACTCATGGTTAGTATCACTAATCCTTAATGAGTTTATGTTTTTGAGATTATGTAAATGAACTAAGGATCAATGCTGAATGCAGTTACATTTTTTCGTTTACTTATGTGCTTGCAGGAAATAAAAGATCAAGGCTTTTGAGTAGCAGATGATTAGATACTTAAAGCCATGAAGGTCTgcttccatctctctctctttttttttttttttttcctttgaatGATAGTTAGTTCCCCTTATTATGTATCAATGCATAAGAGGTTCGTTGATAACACAACGttgtgtttttaatttttatcttgATTAATATGATGAAAGGTGCTTTAACAAAAACAGAATATaaaaaagttgatgcatgcaATTGTTATCTGTTAACGGTTATTATCTTTGCTCTCTAGAGGTATTTTCCCTTACAAAGTAGATTTATCTGTTAACGTTGACACTGGTGGCAGAGAGTTAGTACCTTATGCTCAATTCAAACAAATGAATATCTACCTTACATGTTCTGTTTTAAGCCAACACCCTTACAGATTCTTCTTAGTGTGTACTAGTGCATTCATTAAAGCCTTATAGATTTTCCTCTATTTGTTATTTCAGGTCAATTATATGTACTGTTGTCTTTGATTAGTTGTGCACATGCTTACTGGGTTGCTTTTTTGTTTAATGTAATATTCACTAATGCTCATCATTTCAGTTTAAGGAAAAAGACACACTCAAGAAGAGGTTGATGTCGTTCGAGTAGAGTGGGCAGAGCAAGTTGATGGATATATCCAAGATGAACTAAAATAGTTAGCATATGTATATGCAGATTTCTTACTTCTGGTATGAATCAAATTagttatatatatttgaagCCTGCTTAGTGTAGCAGCAACTTTGAATTAAATTGGTCAAAACAGTAGAGTAGGACATTTTGGATCTTTATGCTCCTTTAATGAGATGGACTTATGGTGTTTATAGACTACTTGTATTGGATATTTTCTGTATCAGTTTTCATATTAATTATAAGGACTTGTTGATGTGTCATCTGTATGCAAATTTGATGGGAATGTACAGAAAATAGGACACAATGCATTCCTATGTGTCCTAGTATAGAAAAGAGGACATATGAGAATGTAATTTTTGTGTCCTCATATTGATTTAAGGACTCCATTTTCAAATCTTTGAGGACACAATTTCTGTGTTCTTGTATAAAATAGAGGACACATTTGAGTGTGTTGTTTTTGTGTCCTCTAATAGATTTAAGGACTCATTTTCAAagcttttaggacacaatttgtGTGTCCTCATACAGAAAAGAGGACACTTATTTGATAATATAAGGATGCAATTTAGGTGTCCTCTTATAGATTTAAGGACACCACTTTTATAGCTATTAGGACACATAAACTGTGTCCTTGTATAGATAAGATGACACATTTTCAGTGTCCTTATTTCAGACTTATGATGACACCCAGATAGAGGACTCTTTTTTAAAGAGTCCTTGTATGTTTTTAAGGACACAGTTTCAGTGTCCTTAAATCATGTTATTGTAGTAGTGAACCTTTCTTAAAttcctatactattacttgtaccccttatacttgagggtggctatttggctaacagtaatcattggctattttattaataaagtattgatttatttttgtatgtcttgaacatattttaatttcgaactttattattttttcagtatgtttcccgaAGAGCTAGAATgtctcgtggatagtgcaaccaCACATACTATTCTTCGAAATAGGCAACTCTTTTATGGATGATGCCtactcgatcttctgtgactacaatggctggatcatctAAATTGATTCAATGTAGAGGACCaacccaatttatgttgccaaatggcacaaatattaatgtcaccgaagctgtttatgctcctagggctggaagaaccctattgagtttcaaagatataagagccaatggttttcatgtggaaacacattgtgaaaatggacaagagttcctttgcatcacctctaatgactacggacataaacgagtcttagagaaacttatgtgtcgatctagtgggttgtatgacGGAGTTTGACCTGATGGCCACTCAACCAGCAATTCTCGTACTTCAATACCTAAACAAGGTCTGCCTTCGTCTACAGATGCAACCAAGCCAACAACTAAGCCGAGAAGAGCCGGAAAAACATAGGCAGCCCAAACGATGGCCGGAGTCGCCGGGAACTGCAGAACTCGTCGGAGGTTCTTCAAGCTTTAGACCGTCGATTCTTCATTCCCAGTCACTGCATGTATGATCTGAAACCACAGGGACGTAGGCGACACCGAGATGAAGCTTCTGATGGCCGCGCGCGGTCGTGGGGTGGTCGGACGTGGAATTTCCGGTCGGGTAGCCTGCCGGGTCGCGCTGCGTCTCGGGTCAGAGagcaccgagctctctctctctctctctctcaaaatttcCTGTATCTTCCCACTATCCACCAATTTATATAGATAGAAGTGTCCAATTAATGCTGGACGGCTAGGATCAAACGGTGGAAAAGGTGGATGGCTAGGATTGCGCCACTTATTTCTATTTCTTAAATTAATTTCCCATAATCCCAAAAGTTTGGACAACCACGATAAATAGCCCGGTGATCCGAATAATTCtctgtgtttggctccaattttgttgcagctggtcaacagtctcttttcttgcgcgggcgtgccagcaccgtcgggtgcggtcgtcgggggtgtcccttgacctgacttctgtcgagcgattgtagacgaggagagcaccaacctcgtcgcgggattctttgtgcctcgtggcgaggacttttgctgaggttcttgaaaatcacaatcgatactcgatgttgtagatcgagcagagcgagaaccactgggaagtgaggagaacttgctaaagcgtgactttagcttggctgggttgctagggcattacccttgcttggctggttctgtaaccgttgtggttgcggcactaccgtcggctcccgaggagactaggaccgaagtacgttggcagagggtttggtggcactgaaagtcggcttctgagaagactaggactaggagtgtgatcaccggtaagagaaagaacaggagaggagttgctcttagagaggttgctctagagagaacttagatcatcttagagatgttttgatgttgtgaatgtgtgttttagaatgagaggagaagatgtttatatagggaagaaaaagaagagtgaaatgatgagtggaagaaaaataatgaaagtggagtatgaaagtgatttgtaaaatatggaaaagatagagaaatgatgaaatgaaagcaaagcatgaaggtgcagaaacatggaagtgatgatgatctattaaagagattgtagtagaaaaatatatccaaggaaaaaaagaaaagcatctagctttcttcatgtgggtaggaaacatgaacatgtgaatattgagctggttttaggtcagtttctgcccctttattccttcaattatttctccaacaagacttcagaatgagccttcgacttcttcataaaaaatgttccactatgagtgtagatcatcctgacaaattttcagagctttattccatgcggttgggccggaaattctgctggacctcttacaggtccagttttccagttttgcttctgtagaaaattggactgattgtttgaaggccttccactcaaaactagctctgtcactcttcataagaaattatccttgggatgtctagtattaatctggcaagttttagctcatttagatttcatttggttagtcttccgcccctccttccttgtttagctcggtttctcctagccgaagtaggaaaatgtgctaaaaatgtgctaaagttaacttttcatgcttccatgcttccatagtaggcttgctttagcctctaaatatttatttctaacttgtcgacaatatatagcttgagccactgacattggctcaatttctccaagacgtgccttgtcaagccaaaatgctcattttgggtccaaacactctGCAAATTTCTACGAACTCAacgtgtcgtgtactttattatccaactcctaaattgaggatgtcactttatgaaaatttctgaaaattctcTCGAGCGCGTGGATGATTATAGAGATCGTTAGACAATTTCTCGAACGATCTCCACTAAACTCAACACacttttccggggctcacagaaatggtcatgccaaagcctatatgtgtcggaatcccataagtcatctctcatgacatggttggattcaataatttGAATAGTGCCGATCGAGTTTCGAAAGTAGGCTGGACGGAGTTGATCAACTCGGCGTCGACTAGGCTATCTCCAGCAACTGTGTTCTCCGCCCTAAGGTCTCACCTGCATGTCGACTACTGAAGGTAAAATCGAAGTCTGCTCTGTGGTACTTGTGACAGGGATGAATTATGGTGTTGGAAGTGAAATTGAAGTTTGAATGCATGTGTGGATCGGGTGTTTGAGTCTTGGATTGAATTGGTTGAGTTGCATATTGAGAAATTGATCTGGATTGTGGAATAGATATTGTGGGTACAAGAGGTTCCTGTGAAAATTGATGATTAGTGATGAACGAGTAAATTGTATTGTTGTTACGATTGGGTTATGGCTGTTGTTAGTTTGAAGTAAAGGTACAGAAATTAAGAATTGGCTATGAATTTTGGGAATGGCCTAGAATGGTAttatgggtgtccatagtaatttccgtcgaattactatgtgacgaaattgttaattaaagaaaaggaaataatatattgggtggccttagtaaattaCGGGTACACCTAATATATTTGAAACTAAGTCATTGCTTGATTTACTTCGACATAGTCGTAATTGGTCAAACAACGGTTAAATTTGGTCAACTcttggtcaaaccaggaaaagttggttgtaCGATTTGTTTAGTTCAATGCgatattaactatcgaaatTATGAAACTTAGGACTCCAgctacccgaggaacggaaggttcgtgatGTCCGAACAACGTGAAATGATAAAGCTTCGAAATCCAGTTAGGGGACTCGGGACTCTCTATTGGCTAGTGATTTTCCGTATTTGATTATATACGTGATGCATGATGAAAGTACATTGTTAGTTCAAATTTAAAATGTTTTTAAGTTAACGTGCGTATAAGATTGTTGATGGTGGTGTGTGAGAGCGGAAAGGTGGCCGATGACTTCCTTGGGGATTAGccacccctaaacctccggagggttagctacaccggtcggacggtgcgcaatcgcaatgacgacccggtTCTGTGTGTGTAGCTAGTGTGTTAAGTTTTGCGCTCTGTGACTGGTAAGGTCAGATATTGGTTCTACGGAACCAGGCCATCAGGTAAAGCGCACGTAGTTTTCTAAtcatgcatcgagtttttaagTTTGttgttcttatatatatattctctttGTTTTCACACTGGGCCAAAATCCAAATTATTACAAAGTTgagttgattttcaaacctagtggTGGTAGAGTTTCCTGcagagcagcgaggacgaaagctcacccctacaacagtgtcgatgcaggtactgtgcactggtgacgggacaaaagcggacggagctgggtgtgcggaataAGTCTGGTAAACCATTGTTTGGACTTTATTCTACATTCTTTTTCTCGAACTTCGTGTTCCGAAACTTGTTGATAGTTAGCTTGTGTCAATTTTAGTTCTCATTCCTTAAAGTTCGTATCCTTCGTGTGAACATTCATTCAAGTTCTGGACAAATGAAATAGATTTCagcaactcaagtttttcacctcaaaaacatttgtagcttccgctgtgtttatacaaaaagtttttcaaaaaaaaagccTAGCgattctctaggatgtaaatcgagcattcggtttatgttttagagactcacGGCACTGTAACTAGCTTaggctggtgaggtgcagcttggggcgttacagtttgggatatccaggtcgtgatatgatgatccgcaTATTAAAAATTTCACACGGACATAAATTCCttagaacgaaaagaagtaaaaatcaaATTTTGGACCGAGAAGGAGCACCTATGCCTCACGGCGCCGTACCCTTGTAAATCCGGCCATCTATGGCCGGCGCCGCcgtccccctgcggcccaatagtggcattgacgccacatATGCTTCCGTGCTTCCAAATTCTACTTCTacagtcaattgtgacttcatggctcaaccaaaatcctcattggttgcttcaaAAACCCAtctttcgttttgcaaagcttgctctttagcaaaattaggatcgagattatcctatgcaaaggacattaaagaaaatattccattcttacaaagaatccgaggtgatatttgtggacctattcaaccaccttgcggaccatttagatattttatggtgttggttaatgcatcgacacgctggtcacatgtcatgcttttgcCCACAaggaatgctgcatttgctaaactcctagcacaaattattaattAAAGGGCaaaccaccctgatcatcctattaagtccatacgacttgacaatgctggggacataaaaaacttttgatgattattgcatgtccattaggattgaagttgaacatccagttcctcatgttcacacccaaaatggtctcgcaaaaGCTgtcattaaacgactacaaatggtcgctagagcattggtaatgcacaccaatctccctatttctactttgggctatgcaatattgcatgcagctgtgcttattcgtatgagacccactgccactcaacctttTTCTAcatcccagatggtgactgggtatgagcctgatgtctcacacttacacatatttgggtgtgtagtttatgtgccaattgcgctggcacatcgcaccaaaatgggtccttaaagacgattaggcatttatgttggatatgactctccaactattatcctctacttagaacccttgacaggcgatctctttaccgctagatttgtggattgtcactttgatgagacagtcttcccgtcgttagggggagataagaacataaatgttcaacaagaacgacaaaaattgtcgtggtctgtccccactttgtcttatcttgatccccgaaccgcacagtctgaaattgaagtgcgaagaattcttgatcttcagaacgtagcaaaTTCGTTGCCTGATGCTTTTTcggatatcgctaaagtgacgagatcacacatacctgctgcaaacgtgcctgcaatgattgatgtccctaaaattaggggACATAATGCCATCTCTAGGGAacctgagcatggcgccaacgtctcTTTCATATGGTGAcattgtggctaggcccatggttCCTGctaggaagcgcgggaggcgcAAAGGtttgatggattctcgcccaagaaagaaagcgagtttggcacaaaataatccattaatcatcgatgtaaataatccgtctcatgagaatattctggattatggttatgtccaagaaacatcattgggggacgctccaatatcagaaccaattccaaagaatagggagatctccatgaattacactagtgtacatgagatgataaatagaaactctatttctattgatgatgcctttgcatattctgttgcaaaaggaattatagagtatgatgatatcgaacctcgctctgttgaagaatgtcaacgaagagcggattgacctaaatggaaagatgcgatacaggctgaattagattcactagcaaagagacaggtatttgggcctatgacgcagacacccccaaatgtaaagcctgttggccataaatgggtctttgttaggaAGCGTAACGAGAAAAATGAGtttgttagatataaagcccgccttgtggcgcaaggtttctcacaacgtcTTGggatcgactacgaggagacatattctcccgtaatagacgttataacgttccgctactttgtcagtttggtagtttccgaaaaacttgacatgcagcttatggatgtacgtggttacaacatatctctatggggatctagatttagagatatatatgaaggtcccagatggacttcaattacccaaatcaagtggctctaaaccacggagtgcgtttttaataagattaaaacgctcactatatggattgaaacaatctagacggatgtggtataaccgtctaagtgactacttgattaggaagggatatatcaacaatgaaatatgcccatgcgtgttcattaaaagaacaagttccgggtttgcaattgtagcagtttatgtcgatgacatgaatataATTGGAACTCTaaatgagttaaaggaaactgctaaatattttaaattcgaatttgagatgaaagatcttgggaagacacggttttgtctcggtttagaactcgagcaccgtagtaatgagattttgatccatcaatctgcatatactcagaaaattctaaggcgctttaatgaagataaagcaaagcctgtgagtactcccatgattggtcgtagtcttgagcctggaaaagatccatttcgtccaaaggatgaggacgaagagttattagaggccgaagtgccctatttaagtgcaataggcgtattattgtacttagctcaatgcacaagaccggacatctctttcgcagtgaacttgttagctctaCATAGTTCTacaccaacacgccgccattggattggtgtaaagacaatcttttgaTACTTAAAacgtacgattgatatgggcctattttatccctatagagagaggAGGATTGACTGaaaattgggatcggaccccatatGGCAAGTCGCCGCCGTCCAAGGTATGGCCACTAGCCATGTTGCCGGCGCTAGCGCCGCCGCCACCAATGGTGGTCGGcattctcctcctcccctccatcaaaatgacagtgatgttttgatgggttttgctgatgcagggtatctctctgaccctcacaaatgcCGCTCCCAAACATGTTATGTCTtcaccatgggaagcactgcgatatcttggaagtctacaaaacagactcttgttgctacttcctcaaatcatgcagagattattgctctacatgaagccgtgcgtgaatgcatatggctaaggtctgtaattagacatattcgaggaacttgtggtttgaagtctatcacagatgaacctacatgcattgatgaggataatgcagcttgtatatatcaaacaaatgaagttaggtttcatcaaagacgacaacaccaagcatatatcgcctaaattcttttataatcagcaacaacaatcacttctaaagattgaagtgaatcaaattcgatcagaggataatgtagcggacttattcactaagtcgttacctaaatccaccttcgaaaaacatgtgaagagcattggattgagaaagttatctgaactcccatgattgtaacaatcagggggagatatcgacatcagggggatgtatgatgtctacatgttcaatctcgaagagtgaaggacgtgttgtactctttttctcctcctcgaggtagtttttgtcccacagggtttttcactcgagcaaggtttttaactaggcaacggatgaagcgtcaccaccaagtttgagcggcacaagggggagtgttgaagaatgttgacatttgtgtgccttatcaaagtaggattagttctatgattgtaataggagagaaggttctagaattgctagtcctattcggaatagttttccttgtatcattagaatatgtactttgtaatccctatatatagggctcctattatcaatagtggaatacacaattctcttatcaatctctctcaattatcttattcttaaacaaaaataagaaaacCGATGTAATTTATGCAAAAGTGCTGCTTCATGAAAAACTATTAGGAACCGAAACTAGGAAGAACTTGGACAAGTTTATCTGCTTTAGTTGCGACGTCATACCTTTGCAGGAGATTGATTGAAATATAACCCTTTCATCTGTTCTTTCTCAAACATAAATCCTGTAGGAGGCTGGTCTTTTCCATTTCCATGAATCATAAACGTTGATTGTTGCATAAAATCTTCAGCAGAACCAAGCTGCAATATAGATTTCCTTATCAGAACAAGAACATTGTACTTTCAAGAGTTGACATATTTTTCCAATAAATTATTCACAGTCAAATATCTCATTTATCGTCCCCAATATTACCAATTAGTTTCAAGTAAAGTGACTCTCCTATGTCCTTATAATCACAATTCTAGACATACACTGAATAAATTTCTACTAATGCAAATAGAAAAGCTCTAGATTTTTCTTTTACCaagtacaagaaaaaaaaaaagagagaaaaagaggacCTGCAAAGAGAAAGTCGTGCTGCTTTGAGGATGAAACCATGATAATACACGAAGGAAAACAAAATGGGTTGCCTGACTAACAATTTCTAAAAAATTACTTCACTGGCCCTCGTCATTAATAAGGACACAAGCATAACTTTTCTAATATTTTTAGGAGGATACCAACCAACTCTTCAGTATGTGGAGTTTTGTACTTCTCAAATTTAGAGAAAATATCGATAAATCACGCATTGTCAGAAAGTaaggggaaattctagtgtgcTGGTATGTATCCCATACCCACACTTacaaagtgagaacaaatttgttctcaaaattgtaatttgagtcctactttgtgtaGTCTTttgttctaataatggtaattacacctcttacgacactTTTACaagttttgaacaaattcgttgtcaatattgtaatttttgttctcaatgttgtaaatagtgtaaatgaatatgataaattttgttctcaatgttgtaattttggttcaaatatttgtaaatttttgttcaaatttttGTTCTCATAATGGTAGGTACCATAGCTTGTCTCGAAAGTAAGATAGTATGATTTGATCACGACCGTTCATATAGACAAGAATCAGATGTGAATCTTCAAGATGTGGTTTTTATTGATAATCTATCAACATAAAACTAGTGTCGGCCTTATTTCTTATTAGAACCTGTTGAAGATGAACCCCTGACTATATAACTATCCCTCTCAAATCtcaaagaaaaatgaaggaGCATATGGTGTATGTTGTTCAGAAGTGGTTCTATAAATCCCCAAGTTTAACATTCTTAATTGATGTTAGGCCCTATCTGGgatataataaaatattttaccTCTTCAGCAAATACGTCAAAGGGTCTCTGATCATTAGACACCATAGTGGCACAGATGAATATTGCTTTTGAAATTTTTTGCGGAAAGTGCTCCAGTGCATAAGAAACACAGGCACCACCACTACTGTGACCAACCAAAATAACCTGCACAAGAATTACACAGAATTTAATTTTAACCATACATTACTTGCAAATTGCAATTGGTTGAATAATACACAGCTTGTAACCTTTTCATTCTCTGGAAGGTTTTGTAGATAGTCAATCAATGGTTTTGAATACTCTGCTAAAGTAGCAACAGAGCTAGAATCTGTGAGATCAATACCAGAACCCTTGAGATCAAAGGAAGTGGGAAGCAATCCTACTTCCTCCAGCAGAGTAATTGTTTTGTACCAACACCATGCTCCAAACCCTTCTCCATGTATTAAAATAAACTTTTTAGTCGTAAGTTATCCAAATTTTCAGGTACCTGGACAACGAAATTAATAATCATGCAGATCAGTTCAAGGGAGGATGAACATGAAAGAGTAAATCACCACATCATTGTAGTAACTGATTAGAATGGTTGAAAAGTGCTTGTTTGCATCAATATTTGCAAGAAAAGGAGGCAGAGTAGCAATCAAAAGATAGGAGAAGTAGGAAAAGGTGATAGCTTAAGGAAATTTAGAGTTCTACCAAGaatttttttgcattttaacGTTAGAAGAGAAAGACTACCATAATGGGTTGCAAGATCCAGTGTTAAACTTTAGACCTATATATAAAAGTTATGACATTTCGCAGCCCAGGTAAACAAAAATTGGATTCAAACAACTTTATCTTTCTAGCATTCAAGTGCACTTTTCTACGCATCATAATACATTATTCACAGAAAGGCCAAAAACGTACTGTGAGAAATAGATGGATCCAGAATTGCTTAATAGCTTCAACTTATAACACAACTTTTATCTGTAATtaaatataataatataaaCAGTTTAACA encodes the following:
- the LOC133744405 gene encoding putative methylesterase 14, chloroplastic, with product MEKGLEHGVDSSSVATLAEYSKPLIDYLQNLPENEKVILVGHSSGGACVSYALEHFPQKISKAIFICATMVSNDQRPFDVFAEELGSAEDFMQQSTFMIHGNGKDQPPTGFMFEKEQMKGLYFNQSPAKV